GCATTACACATGCCTGTACTTGTCCACTGGAttgaaagcagagagaaagaagtaaGGAGGGAATTGTTCAAGGCCAaagtggtcatttttttttttaattttttttgagacggaatctcgctctgtcacccaggctggagtgcagtggcgcaatctcggctcactgcaagctccacctcccaggttcacgccattctcttgcctcagcctcccaagtagctgggactacaggtgcccaccaccacgcccagctaatttttttgtatttttagtagagatggggtttcaccgtgttagccaggatggtctccatctcctgacctcgtgatccacccgcctcggcctcccaaagtgctgggattacaggtgtgagccactgcgcctggcccaaaatgGTCATATTTAGGAGATACCTTAGATGATAACCATGGTTATATGTGTGGAACTTTACTGAACAGTGCTGTGTACATGGTGGACaagttatatgaaatatctagtcTTTCTAGATATTTGGAAGTGCTTCATGTATTTAAAAGTAGTAGTAGAATAACCccggttttttgttttgtttttgttttttgcttgtttttgtttttgtttgagacagagtctcactctgtcgcccaggctggagtgcagtggcacgatattggttcactgcaacctctgcttcctgggttcaagtgattctcctgcctcagcctcctgagtagctgggattacagggacgcaccaccatgcccagctaatttttgtatttttagtagagacagggttttaccatgttggccaggctggtcttgaactcctgacctcaggcaatccactcacctAGGCTTGGATTACattcatgagccactgcgcctggcgaaTAATACTTTTTGTAAATAACTTTTAATAACTGttcgggctgggcacagtggctcacgcctgtaatcccaacactgtgggaggctgaggctggtaaatcatttgaggtcaggagttccagaacagcctggccagcatggcaaaaccccaccccgtctctactaaaaacacaaaaattagctggacttgatggtgagcgcctgtaatcccagctactcaggaggctgaggcatgagaatcgcttgaacctgggaggcagagactgcagtgagctgagatcgtgccactgcactccaacctaggtgaaaaagtgactctgtctcaaaaaagaaaagaaaaaagaaaaaaactggtaGGAAATACTGTTTGGAAGTAGAATTGTTGAACCACCTCTGTGAACAGTGTACTCTCTGTACTTGTTCATTCAGTTGAGGGAGGTGGGCGGGATGAAATTTCCTGATTGGGACATTGTACTACAGCTATGCAACATGTTACCACTGAGAGAAAATGGCTGTGTTATTTCCTACATGTGAATCTGCAATGacctcaaaatacattttttgttaaaaagtacaccactgtgaaaccccgtctctactaaaaaatacaaaaaactagccgggcgcgatggcgggtgcctgtagtcccagctactcgggaggctgaggcaggagaatggcgtgaacccgggaggcggaacttgcagtgagctgagatccggccactgcactccagcctgggcgacagagccagactccgtctcaaaaaaaaaaaaaaaaaggccgggcgcggtggctcaagcctgtaatcccagcactttgggaggccgagacgggcggatcacgaggtcaggagatcgagaccatcctggcgaacacggtgaaaccccgtctccactaaaaaatacaaaaaactagccaggcgaggcagcgggtgcctgtagtcccagctactcgggaggctgaggcaggagaatggcataaacccggggggccgagcttgcagtgagctgagatccggccactgcactccagcccgggcgacagagccagactccgtctcaaaaaaaaaaaaaaaaaaaagtacaccaCTGGATTCTGCAAGCCTCCCAAGCACGTCGGTAGCCAGCTCCCCTCACTGAATCACCGAGTTCTCTCCCCAGCTGTATTTCCAAAATGTCGGTTTCTAACAAGCTGACCCTGGACAAGCTGGACGTGAAAGGGAAGCCAGTCATTATGAGAGTCGACTTCAATGTTCCTATGAAGAACAACCAGATAACCAACAACCAGAGGATTAAGGCTGCTGTCCCAAGCATCAAATTCTGCTTGGACAATGGATCCAAGTCAGTAGTTCTTACGAGACACCTAGGCCGGCCTGATGGTGTCCCTATGTCTGACAAGTACTCCTTAGAGCCAGTTGCTTCAGAACTCAAATCTCTGCTGGGCAAAGATGTTCTGTTCTTGAAGGACTGTGTAGGCCCAGAAGTGGAGAAAACCTGTACCAACCCAGCTGCTGGGTCTGTCATCCTGCAGGAGAACCTCCGCTTTCaggtggaggaagagggaaaggaaaagatgCTTCTGGAAACAAGGCTAAAGCCGAGCCAGCCAAATTAGAAGCTTTCCAAGCTTCACTTCCCAAGTTAGGGGATGTCTATGTCAGTGATGCTTTTGGCACTGCTCACAGAGCCCACAGCTCCATGGCAGAAGTCAATCTGCCACAGAAGGCTggtggtatttttgtttttttgtttttgttttttgttttttgttttttttttttaatgaggaaggAGCTGAACTACTTTGCCAAGGACTTGGAGAGCCCAGAGCGACACTTTCTGGCCATCCTGGGCAGAGCTAAAGTTGCAGACAAGATCCAGCTGATCAAGAATATGCTGGACAAAGTCAATGAGATGATTATTGGTGGTGGAATGGCTTTTACCTTCCTTAAGGTGCTCAACAACATGGAGATTGGCACTTCTCTGTTTGATGAAGAGGGAGCCAAGATTGTCAAAGACCTAATGTCTAAAGCTGAGAAGAATGGTGTGAAGATTATCTTGCCTGTTGACTTTGTCGCTGCTGGCAAGTTTGATGAGAATGCCAAGACCGGCCAAGCCACTGTGGCTTCTGGCATATCTGCTGGCAGAATGGGCTTGGACTGTGgtcctgaaagcagcaagaagtATGCTGAGGCTGTCACTTGGGCTAAGCAGATTGTGTGGAATGGTCCTGTGGGGGTTTTTGGGGTTtggggggtttgtttgtttgagatggagtctcaccatgtcacccaggctggagtgcaatggcgtggtcttggctcactgcaacctctgcctccctgattcaagtgattctcctgcctcagcctcccgagtagctgggactactggcttgtgccaccacacccggctaatttttgtatttttagtagagactggggtttcaccatgttggccaggctggtctcaaactcctgacctcgcgatccgcccacctcagcctcccaaagtgggggattacaggcgtgagccaccatgcccggcctggaatTTCATCTTGTTTCCATGCTAAGTAGTAAAACGGTGACAAAGCTAATCAGAATAAGCTACATCAAAAGAGAACTAAGCTAACATGGCTCACGTTTTTTTAACaggcaaaatataaatatatgcgCTCTAGAATGCACAGTGGTTTAGTCACTAAGAAATTCAAACGGGATCTTGAAGAATGTAGGCAAATCCAGGGTGCAGTAAAGATGAGCTGAGATGCCGCGTCACTGTTTAAGGGCTCGTGGCACTGCATCTCTCGACCACTAGCTGAATCTTGACATGGAAGCTTTTAGCTAACGCCAAGTGGAGATGCAGAAAATGCTAAGTTGACTTAGGGGCTGTGCACAGGAACTAAAAGGCAGGAAAGTACTAAATATTGCCGAGAGTGTCCATCCCCAGGATGGACTTTACCTTGCAGGAGCTCTAAACTGGCACCACCCCCAGTGCTCACATGGCTGACTTTATCCTCCGTGTTCCATTTTGCACAGCAAGTGGCAGTGTCTCCACCACCTATGATGGTAATGCAGCTCCTAGAAGTTGCTTTCACCACCTCATCCATGAgggctttggtctcccaaagtgcttggattacaggtgggcgaatcacttgagatcaggagttcgagaccagtctggccaaaatggtgaaactccatctctactaaaaatacaaaaattagccgggcgtggtggcgagcacctgtaatcccagctactttggaggctgaggcaggagaatcacttgaacccaggaggcagaggttgcagtgagccaagatcgtgccactgcactttatcctgagcgacagggtgagactccatctcaaatactactactactactaaataataataatgaaaagacaCCAGAGACCTCTCTTTCTGTCACCCCCATGCCCTCTCCCCAACTTGAGGACACAACCAGAAAGTAGCCATCTTTGAGCCAGGAAGAAAGCCCTCACCAAGAACAGAATCTACTGTCATTTTGACTTTGGACTTTGTGGTGTCAAGAATCGTATTTTGTTATcatattatattttgttattttgtaatcgtatggtattttgttatagtggcTCAAGAAGAGTAAAAGACAGAAATGGCAAGAAAGTTAAACCTATCCCAGTAGAGGTTTGTCATGCAGGGGACAGAGTGTTGGGTTTAGGCTTGAGCTTTGGAGTTGGAAAGAATTGAGTTCACACCTAGGCTGGGGACCTTGGACAAGTCCCTTGAGTTCTCTGAACCTCAATAGCCCCTTCTATAAAACGAAGATAATAAAGCTGTTGTGAATGCACCTTGAAACTGCAAGACACATGTCTAAGCACCaggtaggcactcaataaacagcAGTAGTGCTATTCTTTTTATTAATGTCTTTCTAGTTATTCATGCTAATGATACAGTGGGACAGGCAGAACTGGGTCTTCAAGACTTCCGGTGCCAGGCTGAGGAGCTTGGACTTGCACTTGAGAGCACTAGGGAGCGATGGGAGGTGTGTGAGCAggggagagacagaaaaatgtCCCTTTGGTGCTGGGGTGAATGACTAGGAATTCaagtttgggagaccaaggaggacACTTTGACAGGTACCCAGGTGAGTGTCTAGACCTGGGTGGTGGCAATCGGGATGATGGGAGTGAGAAGAAATAagtaggctgggcttggtggctcatgcctgtaatcccagcactttgggaggccaaggtgggtagatcacctgcagtcaggagttcaagaccagcctggccaacatggtgaaaccacgtctctgctaaaaatacaaaaattacccaggtggggctgggcactgtggctcacgcctgtagtcccagcactttgggaggccaaggcgggcagatcacgaggtcaggagttcgagcccaggcTGGCTGACAtaatgaaactctatctctactaaaaatacaaaacttagccaggcgtggtggtgcgtatctgtaatcccagctactcgggaggctgaagcaggagaattgtttcaatccgggaggtggaggttgcagtgagccgagatcatgctagcgtactctagcctgggcaacaagagcgagactctgtctcgaaaaaagaaaaaaaggccaggtgcggtgactcaagcctgtaatcccagcactttgggaggccaagatgggcggatcacgaggtcaggagatcaagaccatcctggctaacacggtaaaaccccatctcggccgggcgcggtggctcaagcctgtaatcccagcactttgggaggccgagacgggcggatcacgaggtcaggagatcgagaccatcctggctaacacggtgaaaccccgtctctactaagaaatacaaaaaaatagccgggcgaggtggcgggcgcctgtagtcccagttactcgggaggctgaggccggagaatggcgtgaacccgggaggcggagcttgcagtgagctgagatccggccactgcactccagcctgggctacagagcgagactccgtctcaaaaaaaaaaaaaaaaaaaaaaaaaaaaaaaaaaaacccatctctactaaaaaacacaaaaaaccagccaggcgaggtggcaggcgcctgtagtcccagctacttgggaggctgaggcaggagaatggcgtaaacccaggagccggagcttgccatgagctgagatccggccactgcactccagcctgggcgacagagcgagactcagtttccaaaaaaaaaaaaaaaaaaaagaaaaaaaaattatccaggcatggtggcaggcgcctgtaatcacagctgcccaggaggctgaggcaggagaatcacgtgaacccacgatgtggaggttgcagtgagccgagatcgcgccactgcactccagcctaggtgacagagggaggctccgtctcaaaaaaataataataataaatacatatataaataagtaGTTAAGTAGTTCAGGATGAGTATTGGGTATAGGGCTTGAATGGTAACTCCATGACCCAGGTCGGAAGTAACAGTTAAGAGGGGTTGGGGTCGGGGTATCAATGTCAGTTTTCACTTTGCCTAGaatgtttttttcattgtgtctttctGAAATATTCTTACTGGTCCTTGGAGACACTGCCCAAAGATCCCTCCTCTGAGAATCGCCCTGGAACACGTGTGGTTTGCAATTTCCTGCAAAGCTGCTACTTATGATGTTATCCTACAAACATCTAAATCCTGGCATATGAGTTTCTCTAGGGCAGTCTCTGACTGGTTTCGTTGTAGGATTTGTCCACGCCCTGCATACGCCTGGTACCAAAAAAGGAAACTGGGTCTGCAGGATGTTGCTGCAGTTCAGGAGTTGGCCGCGTGGGAGCAGAAGTGCAAAGTCAAAGCATCTGGAAAAAGCGCTCAGGTTGTGGGACCAGCAGAGCATCACTGAGGACGTCCCTGATCGTGAACTACGTCTTTTTATCCGTTTTAAAGGGGTGTGAGGCACTAGGATCCAGTTTTGTCCACCTAACCCACCCACCCAGCGACCCACACCCTGCAGCCCGTAGTTGGAGGATAATTACACAAAACCTAAATCAGATCAGTCTTTCCTCTGCTcagaacctcttttttttttttttgagatggagtctcgctctgctgcccaggctgaagtgcagtggggcaatcttagctcactgcaagcttcacttcccaggttcaagtgatactacttaggcctcagcctcctaagtagctgggattacaggtgtgagccaccacgcccagccttctttgtcacttttttttttttttgagaccaagtcttactctgtcactcaggctggagtgcagtggagccatctcagctcactgcaacctccgcctctcacgttcaagagattctactgcctcagcctccccagtagctggagttacaggcgtccaccactatgcctggctaatttttgtatttttagtagagatggggtttcaccataatggccaggctggtctcaaactcctcacctgaGGTGATCtgttcgccttggcctcccaaagtggtgagattacaagcatgagccaccgccaccacgcctggctctttctcattttcaaatgACTGCTCTTTCAGGAATGACCACCAATGGGGCCCCAACATGCACAAGATAAAATCTCACCACCAGCCCCCACCACCAGACCTACAGGACAAGGCCAACACCTAGCATCAGTCCCAGCTTCATTCTACATAGAAAGGCAAACTGAAAACTCCTAGCCCCAGACCATTTTAAGGAGGACCCAAATCCGATACTCCTGCTCCTAAATGCCAAAGACATAGAAActgggccaagcgcagtggctcaagcctgtaatcccagcactttgggaggccgagacgggcggatcacgaggtcaggagatcgagaccatcctggctaacacggtgagaccccgtctctgctaaaaaatacaaaaaactagccaggcaaggtggcgggcgcctgtagtcccagctactcgggaggctgaggcaggagaatggcataaacccgggaggcggagcttgccgtgagctgagatccggccattgcactccagcctgggcgacagagcgagactccgtctcaaaaaaaaaaaaaaaaaaaaaaaaaaaaaaagacatagaaactGCCATCTTTGGTTGGCTAAATCTGGAACAGAAGTTTGTTCGGCCTCAACAATGGAACACAGAGCAGCAACTAGCAGCAGCTCAAAGGAGCATGCTGGCCACCAGATAGCAGAGCAGGTGAGCACCTGAGAGAAACGGAAGGCTGAAACATTGCGTGGTGACCAACATCTAGACATCCTGCTGACGGTGCCAGCTGTTATGGTTGCCTGAAAAGgtgtgctttgtttttgtttttgtttttttttgagacggagtgtcgctctgtcgcccaggctggagtgcagtggccgcatctcagctcactgcaagctccgcctcccgggtctacgccattctcctgcctcagcctcccgagtagctgggactacaggcgcccgccacctcacctggctagttttttttgtattttttagtagagacggggtttcaccgtattagccaggctggtctcgatctcctgaccttgtgatccgcccgtctcggcctcccaaagtgctgggattacaggcttgagccaccgcgcccggccaaaggtGTGCTTTGGATGTTGACACTGATGGCTATGTGGTGCACATACACACCGAGAATATGAAAAGGCTTATTACAAAAATGAGGTCTCAGAGAGAACAATGCAGGGCTCTCAAGCAAATGTGACATGGTGTGAGAGCAAGGAAGATGGCATTCCTGTCCCTTATGAGTACTGATacaaaaatcttgaaataaatgtCAGCGAAGTATATAAAGCAATATATTCAAAGCATTATGCAATataaccaagtgagatttatccctggaATGTAAGCATGGTTCACCATATGGAAACTGATCAGTGGAATACACCACATTAGGAAATGATGGAAAAATGACAGTCTTGATCAATGCAAAAAAGCATCTGACATAATAcccatttatgattaaaaacccacaataaactaggaatagaattTACTCAGCTTGCTACAAAGCATATATGAAAAACTCAACAAAATCTTTGATGGTGAAAAACCGTATTTTTAATATCTAACATCAGAAACAAGGATGTTTGCTCTCACCAGCTCCATTCAATGTTAAGGGGGGGTGTtcccagggaaatcaggcaagaaaatACAAGCATTccagccgggcctggtggctcaagcctgtaatcccagcattttgggaggccgaggtgagcagatcacaaggtcaggagattgagaccatcctggccaacatggtgaaacctcatctctactaaaaataaaaaaactagctgagtgtggtggcacacgcctgtaatcccagctactcaggaggctgaaacaggagaattgcttgaacctgggaggcggagattgcagtgagctgtgatcatgccactgcagtccagcttggtgacagagtgagactccgtctcaaacaactaACCAACAAACAaccccccctccaaaaaaaacccagccaggtgcagtggctcacacctgtaaccccagcactttgggagactgaggcggatggatcacaagttcaggagattgagaccatcctggccaatatggtgaaaccccatctctactaaaaatacaaaaaaatttagctgggtgtggtggcacacacttatagtcccagctacttgggacgctgaggcaggagaatcgcttgaacccgagaagtggaggttgcagtgagccgatatcacgccactgcactccagcctggcaacagattccatctcaaaaaagaaaaaaaaaaaaaaaaagcattccatatttgaaaatatatatatacacacagccCTCTGGACAAATATACAAAAACCACACACTTTGTCACTGTACATACAGGTGGACAAACACAAACTCACAAACCCACAGATGTAACAGCCCAGATACTAAAAGATGCTCCCAGACAGAAGGACCCCAGATGTTCTGATCTCTTCTCCAGGTTTCTCTGGCTCCTCAGGAATAACCACCACAGTGCCATATAtattcttgcttgctttcttgtcTTCCAGAATGTCAGGATCAAGGGGACAGAGATATTAGCACAGCTTTGTTAACTATACCTATTAGAGAGTGTTACACAGaggaaaatatttactgaatattaggactcacacagacacatacacaaatgGATTTTACACAAACGTCATCACAGACCCACATATACTTGTCCTTCAAAAAGTGAATGTTCTCACTCCCATTCCATGTAGCAGAGATACCCCTTAGCTCCCCAACACCTATCACAAAAGATGGCTCCTTGAGCCCATTCTGACAGTGAAGGAATCTCAAACTTTCCGACCTCCCACAGTACAATAATCATGTCTCTACAAAAGCAGAACATGACAGCCCAAGAATGCGAAAATAAGGACCTGAAATGGGTTGAGTAATAATGTTCCAACCCCTCAAACTACCATAAATGTTCCTGGTGAGAGAAGCAAAGGTGTGTATCTCCTGGTTCAGCCACTGGGTCCTCCACTGCATCTCCACGGTAGCCATCACTTCCACTGAGGCCTCAGCTGCCAGCAAACCTTGCTCCAGTCAGCCTCTGGACCCTAGTATCTTCACCGTGGTGTTGGATGCTGCCACCTGACCCATCCCTGCTGTTGGAGGAGGGTGGAGGCCAGAGGCCTAGAGAGTTCCAACTACAGGTCTCCAAGCGACAGAAAGATCACTTCTGGGACCCAGGGAGACCGTAAGTTGTTATGAGGGTAGATGGTGACCTGGTTTCCCTCAATGCTGCCACCTCCCTTCTAGAACACACTGACTTGCTCTCTAAGAAAAGGGTGGACTGACCCCAACAAAGGACAGACCCGACACCTATCATGCCTGTGCAATTCAGAAAAGGGAGAATTCGGTGGCTCCAGCAAGCAGTTTATTGGGAGTTGAGTTCACTTTGCCATATGATGTGAAGCAAGGTAGTTCCATGGCTTGTGAACCCTGACGCCAGCGCCTCCCATACACAACAGAGCTGGAGCTCTGCAGCGTGCGTCCTTTTCCAAAAACAGCCAGGTGCTACTCTTAGTGGGAGGCTAGGAAACCAGTCCTGGAGCAGGATGCACATGACATGCACTGACGTGAGAAGGCCGGAGCACCATCCGTGCATATGCTGCGGAATATCTCAGGATAGAACGTGCCAGAAAATGGGGAAAGCAAGTTAGGGGAGGTAAGCAGTTTGAGTGTCCTACAGCTAAGACATGGCAGAGTGTGTCTCTGTGACTCCACTAGCAGTTTTGAGATTATTCTGACTGTGGTGGTTGGTACAGGGCTGGTAACTGCAGGAGAGTGCATGCTGTGTGGTCAAGGGGCACGTGTCCCATGACACAGGTTCTGCTTCTTCAGCCCTCTCACCTCAGAGCCACCTGGGGTTGCCACAGAGAAATTTACATGTGAATTTCTAAACATGTTTCCCAGTAAGTATCCAAAGTGTAGGTTTGAGATGGGAAATGGAGCTGGAGATGACCTCAAAACAGCCCTGGAATAATGCGATGCTGACAATGTCTGTGAATTAGGATGTCCATAGGCATATCCCACTTGAGGAGAACTGTAAGGTTAGAAGCACAGCACTCCTACAGTCTGACCCAAGGACACTGATGGAAACTTAAAGGCAGATTCTGGGAGTCTTCTCACTTCTATCCAGTCATGTGTGTGAGCTGAGGGCAGCCACTGCCCTAGAGGGTGTTTCCTAACTTCTGACTGGATGCCACAAAAGGCCTGCTGGGACCCAAGTCCTTCTTCCCCATTCCTTTAATTCTTCCTACGAAGAATCTCGACAATGGCTGCACGTGTAATTGAAGATGTTCCCATATTGCTTACATTAAAGAAGGCTGCTCTCCAGCGTGGGTGGTTTCATGGTTTTAAAATGAActgggggccaggcgcggtggctcacgcctgtaatcccaacactttgggaggccgaggcgggcggatcacgaggtcaggagatcgagaccatcctggctaacacggtgaaaccccgtctctactaaaaatacaaaaaactagccgggcgtggtggcggcgcctgtagtcccagctactcgggaggctgaggcaggagaatggcatgaacccgggaggcggagcttgcagtgagccgagatcgcgccactgtactccagcctgggcagcagagtgagactccgtctccaaaaaaaaaaaaaaaaaaaaaaaaaaaaaaatgaactgggggccaggtgcggtggctcatgcctgtaatcccagcactttgggaggccaaggtgggtggattacctgaggtcaggagttcaagaccagcctggccaacacggtaaaatcccatctctactaaaaatataaaaattcattgggcgtggtggcatgtgcctgtaatcccagctactgggggggcctgaggcaggaagagtgTTTtgacttgggaggcagaggttgcagtgagctgaaatcatgccactgcactccagcctgggcaacagagtgagactccatctcaaaagaaaaaaaaaaaaaaagtaaaatgaactggggctgggcgtggtggctcacacctgtaatcccaacactttgggaggccaaggtggatggatcatttgaggtcaagagtttaagatcagcctggtcaacatggtgaaacactgtctctactaaaaatataaaaattagctgggcatggtagtgggcacctgtaatcccagctacttggaaggctgaggcagaagaattgcttgaacccaagaggcaaaggttgcagtgagccaggatcacaccactgcactccagcctggggcgacagagtgagactcctctcaaaaaacagacaaaaaaaggctgggagctgtggctcacacctataatcacagcactttgggaggccaaggcgggcagatcacctgaagttgggggttcgaaaccagcctgaccaacatggagaaaccccacatctactaaaatcacaaaattagacaggcgtggtgacgcatgcctgtaatcccagcttctcaggaggctgaggcaggagaatcacttgaacccggggacagaggttgcagtgagctgagatcacgccactgcactccagcctgggcaacaagagcgaaactccatctcaaaaaaaaaaaaaaaccacaaaagatgGGATGGATAAAGAATTCTCctcggggccgggcgcggtggctcaagcctgtaatcccagcactttgggaggccgagacgggcggatcacaaggtcaggagatcgagaccatcctggctaacatggtgaaaccccgtctcta
The sequence above is a segment of the Macaca nemestrina isolate mMacNem1 chromosome 20, mMacNem.hap1, whole genome shotgun sequence genome. Coding sequences within it:
- the LOC105486896 gene encoding LOW QUALITY PROTEIN: phosphoglycerate kinase 1-like (The sequence of the model RefSeq protein was modified relative to this genomic sequence to represent the inferred CDS: inserted 1 base in 1 codon); the encoded protein is MSVSNKLTLDKLDVKGKPVIMRVDFNVPMKNNQITNNQRIKAAVPSIKFCLDNGSKSVVLTRHLGRPDGVPMSDKYSLEPVASELKSLLGKDVLFLKDCVGPEVEKTCTNPAAGSVILQENLRFQVEEXGKGKDASGNKAKAEPAKLEAFQASLPKLGDVYVSDAFGTAHRAHSSMAEVNLPQKAGGIFVFLFLFFVFCFFFLMRKELNYFAKDLESPERHFLAILGRAKVADKIQLIKNMLDKVNEMIIGGGMAFTFLKVLNNMEIGTSLFDEEGAKIVKDLMSKAEKNGVKIILPVDFVAAGKFDENAKTGQATVASGISAGRMGLDCGPESSKKYAEAVTWAKQIVWNGPVGVFGLNLDMEAFS